In the genome of Equus asinus isolate D_3611 breed Donkey chromosome 9, EquAss-T2T_v2, whole genome shotgun sequence, one region contains:
- the LOC106826862 gene encoding zinc finger protein 300-like isoform X3, with the protein MTKSQGPVSFKDMAVDFTREEWQYLDPPQRDLYKNVMLENYINLISVGFQSAKPAVVHKLEQGEEPWIVERKIPSWSYPDEVLQVDDHVERQQENPKTLSRHVAFTDQETVTEEKGHKCNALGNIFPLSTDFVSSKQRFQKHDSDGRSLNYLDSFSSHRRYERKNECSECGKPFFQRSDLIIHKRIHTGEKPFVCTECGKAFRKKSNLIMHLRIHTREKPYECTECRKAFSHKSHLVEHQRIHTGEKPYECNECGKAFFQKSHLNIHKRTHTGEKPFVCEECGRAFSMKSHLFVHQRIHTGEKPYVCTKCERAFSKVSCLIRHQKIHTGEKPYECNECKKTFSEKSDLIIHHRTHTGEKPYECNHCGKAFRHSSAFG; encoded by the exons ATGACCAAGTCCCAG GGACCAGTATCATTCAAGGACATGGCTGTGGATTTCACCCGGGAGGAGTGGCAGTATCTGGACCCTCCCCAGAGAGATCTGTACAAgaatgtgatgctggagaactataTCAACCTCATCTCAGTGG GATTTCAGAGCGCCAAGCCAGCTGTGGTCCACAAGTTGGAGCAAGGAGAAGAACCCTGGATAGTGGAGAGAAAAATCCCAAGTTGGAGCTATCCAG ACGAAGTCTTGCAAGTTGATGACCATGTGGAGAGGCAGCAGGAGAACCCAAAAACACTTTCGAGGCATGTTGCATTCACTGACCAGGAAACTGTGACTGAGGAGAAGGGTCACAAGTGTAATGCACTTGGAAATATATTTCCTCTGAGCACAGACTTTGTTTCTTCAAAACAAAGATTCCAAAAACATGACTCTGATGGTAGGAGTTTGAACTATTTAGACTCATTTAGCAGTCATAGAagatatgaaagaaagaatgaatgtagtgaatgtgggaaacccttcttccAGAGGTCAGACCTCATTATACACAAGAGAATTCATACAGGAGAAAAGCCCTTTGTATGTACTGagtgtgggaaagctttcaggaAGAAATCAAATCTCATTATGCATCTGAGAATCCATACTCGAGAGAAACCTTATGAGTGTACTGAATGTAGAAAAGCCTTCTCCCATAAGTCACACCTCGTtgaacatcagagaattcacactggggaaaagccctatgaatgtaatgaatgtgggaaagcctttttCCAAAAATCACACCTCAACATTCACAagagaactcatactggagagaaaccctttgtGTGTGAAGAATGTGGGAGAGCCTTCAGCATGAAGTCGCATCTCTTTGTACATCAGAGAatacacacaggagagaaaccttatgtATGCACCAAGTGTGAGAGAGCATTCAGTAAAGTGTCATGCCTTATTAGACATCAGAAAATTCATACTggggagaaaccttatgaatgtaatgaatgtaaaaaaacattttctgagaAGTCTGACCTCATTATACATCACAGAACtcacacaggagaaaaaccctatgaatgcaatcattgtgggaaagccttcagacATAGCTCGGCCTTTGGTTGA
- the LOC106826862 gene encoding zinc finger protein 300-like isoform X2, whose product MFRISAFTQGLQKMTKSQGPVSFKDMAVDFTREEWQYLDPPQRDLYKNVMLENYINLISVGFQSAKPAVVHKLEQGEEPWIVERKIPSWSYPDEVLQVDDHVERQQENPKTLSRHVAFTDQETVTEEKGHKCNALGNIFPLSTDFVSSKQRFQKHDSDGRSLNYLDSFSSHRRYERKNECSECGKPFFQRSDLIIHKRIHTGEKPFVCTECGKAFRKKSNLIMHLRIHTREKPYECTECRKAFSHKSHLVEHQRIHTGEKPYECNECGKAFFQKSHLNIHKRTHTGEKPFVCEECGRAFSMKSHLFVHQRIHTGEKPYVCTKCERAFSKVSCLIRHQKIHTGEKPYECNECKKTFSEKSDLIIHHRTHTGEKPYECNHCGKAFRHSSAFG is encoded by the exons ATGTTCCGG ATCTCTGCCTTCACCCAAGGGCTACAGAAAATGACCAAGTCCCAG GGACCAGTATCATTCAAGGACATGGCTGTGGATTTCACCCGGGAGGAGTGGCAGTATCTGGACCCTCCCCAGAGAGATCTGTACAAgaatgtgatgctggagaactataTCAACCTCATCTCAGTGG GATTTCAGAGCGCCAAGCCAGCTGTGGTCCACAAGTTGGAGCAAGGAGAAGAACCCTGGATAGTGGAGAGAAAAATCCCAAGTTGGAGCTATCCAG ACGAAGTCTTGCAAGTTGATGACCATGTGGAGAGGCAGCAGGAGAACCCAAAAACACTTTCGAGGCATGTTGCATTCACTGACCAGGAAACTGTGACTGAGGAGAAGGGTCACAAGTGTAATGCACTTGGAAATATATTTCCTCTGAGCACAGACTTTGTTTCTTCAAAACAAAGATTCCAAAAACATGACTCTGATGGTAGGAGTTTGAACTATTTAGACTCATTTAGCAGTCATAGAagatatgaaagaaagaatgaatgtagtgaatgtgggaaacccttcttccAGAGGTCAGACCTCATTATACACAAGAGAATTCATACAGGAGAAAAGCCCTTTGTATGTACTGagtgtgggaaagctttcaggaAGAAATCAAATCTCATTATGCATCTGAGAATCCATACTCGAGAGAAACCTTATGAGTGTACTGAATGTAGAAAAGCCTTCTCCCATAAGTCACACCTCGTtgaacatcagagaattcacactggggaaaagccctatgaatgtaatgaatgtgggaaagcctttttCCAAAAATCACACCTCAACATTCACAagagaactcatactggagagaaaccctttgtGTGTGAAGAATGTGGGAGAGCCTTCAGCATGAAGTCGCATCTCTTTGTACATCAGAGAatacacacaggagagaaaccttatgtATGCACCAAGTGTGAGAGAGCATTCAGTAAAGTGTCATGCCTTATTAGACATCAGAAAATTCATACTggggagaaaccttatgaatgtaatgaatgtaaaaaaacattttctgagaAGTCTGACCTCATTATACATCACAGAACtcacacaggagaaaaaccctatgaatgcaatcattgtgggaaagccttcagacATAGCTCGGCCTTTGGTTGA
- the LOC106826862 gene encoding zinc finger protein 684-like isoform X1, with amino-acid sequence MQICDFLTMNFGRARGRFPTGWHPPPNYCVAVCYASGSGILKSYLVSHGFVSYPTSVFIDLCLHPRATENDQVPVMLLQGPVSFKDMAVDFTREEWQYLDPPQRDLYKNVMLENYINLISVGFQSAKPAVVHKLEQGEEPWIVERKIPSWSYPDEVLQVDDHVERQQENPKTLSRHVAFTDQETVTEEKGHKCNALGNIFPLSTDFVSSKQRFQKHDSDGRSLNYLDSFSSHRRYERKNECSECGKPFFQRSDLIIHKRIHTGEKPFVCTECGKAFRKKSNLIMHLRIHTREKPYECTECRKAFSHKSHLVEHQRIHTGEKPYECNECGKAFFQKSHLNIHKRTHTGEKPFVCEECGRAFSMKSHLFVHQRIHTGEKPYVCTKCERAFSKVSCLIRHQKIHTGEKPYECNECKKTFSEKSDLIIHHRTHTGEKPYECNHCGKAFRHSSAFG; translated from the exons ATGCAAATCTGTGATTTTCTCACAATGAATTTTGGAAGGGCCAGGGGACGTTTTCCCACAGGATGGCATCCTCCACCCAACTACTGTGTAGCGGTTTGTTACGCCAGTGGTTCTGGGATCCTCAAGTCATACCTGGTTTCTCATGGCTTCGTCTCCTACCCTACCTCTGTCTTCATAGATCTCTGCCTTCACCCAAGGGCTACAGAAAATGACCAAGTCCCAG TAATGTTGTTACAGGGACCAGTATCATTCAAGGACATGGCTGTGGATTTCACCCGGGAGGAGTGGCAGTATCTGGACCCTCCCCAGAGAGATCTGTACAAgaatgtgatgctggagaactataTCAACCTCATCTCAGTGG GATTTCAGAGCGCCAAGCCAGCTGTGGTCCACAAGTTGGAGCAAGGAGAAGAACCCTGGATAGTGGAGAGAAAAATCCCAAGTTGGAGCTATCCAG ACGAAGTCTTGCAAGTTGATGACCATGTGGAGAGGCAGCAGGAGAACCCAAAAACACTTTCGAGGCATGTTGCATTCACTGACCAGGAAACTGTGACTGAGGAGAAGGGTCACAAGTGTAATGCACTTGGAAATATATTTCCTCTGAGCACAGACTTTGTTTCTTCAAAACAAAGATTCCAAAAACATGACTCTGATGGTAGGAGTTTGAACTATTTAGACTCATTTAGCAGTCATAGAagatatgaaagaaagaatgaatgtagtgaatgtgggaaacccttcttccAGAGGTCAGACCTCATTATACACAAGAGAATTCATACAGGAGAAAAGCCCTTTGTATGTACTGagtgtgggaaagctttcaggaAGAAATCAAATCTCATTATGCATCTGAGAATCCATACTCGAGAGAAACCTTATGAGTGTACTGAATGTAGAAAAGCCTTCTCCCATAAGTCACACCTCGTtgaacatcagagaattcacactggggaaaagccctatgaatgtaatgaatgtgggaaagcctttttCCAAAAATCACACCTCAACATTCACAagagaactcatactggagagaaaccctttgtGTGTGAAGAATGTGGGAGAGCCTTCAGCATGAAGTCGCATCTCTTTGTACATCAGAGAatacacacaggagagaaaccttatgtATGCACCAAGTGTGAGAGAGCATTCAGTAAAGTGTCATGCCTTATTAGACATCAGAAAATTCATACTggggagaaaccttatgaatgtaatgaatgtaaaaaaacattttctgagaAGTCTGACCTCATTATACATCACAGAACtcacacaggagaaaaaccctatgaatgcaatcattgtgggaaagccttcagacATAGCTCGGCCTTTGGTTGA
- the LOC106826862 gene encoding zinc finger protein 300-like isoform X4, whose amino-acid sequence MLLQGPVSFKDMAVDFTREEWQYLDPPQRDLYKNVMLENYINLISVGFQSAKPAVVHKLEQGEEPWIVERKIPSWSYPDEVLQVDDHVERQQENPKTLSRHVAFTDQETVTEEKGHKCNALGNIFPLSTDFVSSKQRFQKHDSDGRSLNYLDSFSSHRRYERKNECSECGKPFFQRSDLIIHKRIHTGEKPFVCTECGKAFRKKSNLIMHLRIHTREKPYECTECRKAFSHKSHLVEHQRIHTGEKPYECNECGKAFFQKSHLNIHKRTHTGEKPFVCEECGRAFSMKSHLFVHQRIHTGEKPYVCTKCERAFSKVSCLIRHQKIHTGEKPYECNECKKTFSEKSDLIIHHRTHTGEKPYECNHCGKAFRHSSAFG is encoded by the exons ATGTTGTTACAGGGACCAGTATCATTCAAGGACATGGCTGTGGATTTCACCCGGGAGGAGTGGCAGTATCTGGACCCTCCCCAGAGAGATCTGTACAAgaatgtgatgctggagaactataTCAACCTCATCTCAGTGG GATTTCAGAGCGCCAAGCCAGCTGTGGTCCACAAGTTGGAGCAAGGAGAAGAACCCTGGATAGTGGAGAGAAAAATCCCAAGTTGGAGCTATCCAG ACGAAGTCTTGCAAGTTGATGACCATGTGGAGAGGCAGCAGGAGAACCCAAAAACACTTTCGAGGCATGTTGCATTCACTGACCAGGAAACTGTGACTGAGGAGAAGGGTCACAAGTGTAATGCACTTGGAAATATATTTCCTCTGAGCACAGACTTTGTTTCTTCAAAACAAAGATTCCAAAAACATGACTCTGATGGTAGGAGTTTGAACTATTTAGACTCATTTAGCAGTCATAGAagatatgaaagaaagaatgaatgtagtgaatgtgggaaacccttcttccAGAGGTCAGACCTCATTATACACAAGAGAATTCATACAGGAGAAAAGCCCTTTGTATGTACTGagtgtgggaaagctttcaggaAGAAATCAAATCTCATTATGCATCTGAGAATCCATACTCGAGAGAAACCTTATGAGTGTACTGAATGTAGAAAAGCCTTCTCCCATAAGTCACACCTCGTtgaacatcagagaattcacactggggaaaagccctatgaatgtaatgaatgtgggaaagcctttttCCAAAAATCACACCTCAACATTCACAagagaactcatactggagagaaaccctttgtGTGTGAAGAATGTGGGAGAGCCTTCAGCATGAAGTCGCATCTCTTTGTACATCAGAGAatacacacaggagagaaaccttatgtATGCACCAAGTGTGAGAGAGCATTCAGTAAAGTGTCATGCCTTATTAGACATCAGAAAATTCATACTggggagaaaccttatgaatgtaatgaatgtaaaaaaacattttctgagaAGTCTGACCTCATTATACATCACAGAACtcacacaggagaaaaaccctatgaatgcaatcattgtgggaaagccttcagacATAGCTCGGCCTTTGGTTGA